The genomic interval AAGACCCACATCGCCCTGGTGCGGTCGGGCAACGCGCTGATCGCCGTGGACCGGGCGTCGACGAACGGCAGCTCGCTCGTCCGAGGCGGCATCGTGCGTGCGCTCGTTCCCGGCGAAGGCGTCGAGACCGCGGACGGTGACACGATCCGATTCGGTGATCGGTCGGCGGAGGTCATGATCGGTCGCTCCGGCTCAGACGATCGGAACCCCAGATGAGGCTCAAGCTCACCCTCCAGCGTCCTGACGTGGCGCGCACCGACATCGTCGTCACGTCCGACACGACGGCGACGGTTCAGGATGTCGCCCGCCGGATCGTGGACGCCGACCCGGCACAGGACTTCGCGGCGTCGCCGCGCGACGTGCTGACGCTCGCAGTCGCCTCGCCGACGTCGACGGAGTTCACGACTCTCGATCCCGACCTGCTGATCAGCGATGCGCCGGTGGGGTCGGGGTTCGTGGCGACCATCGCGAATCTCGGAACCGACTACACGGCGGAGCATCGGCGGGGCGATCCTGCGGCCGCGATCCTCATCGCGGCGAGCGGACCGCTTGCGGGTCGCGAGTTCGCACTCCCGAAGGGGCATTTCACGATCGGCCGCGATCCGTCGAGCGATGTCGTGCTCGCCGACGCGCTCATCTCCAAGCGACACGCGCGCATCGAGGTGGGGTCGTCCGTCGAGATCGTCGATCTGAACTCGGCGAACGGCATCGTGGTGGACGGCGGGCGCATCCAGCGCCTGCGGGTGATCCCCGGCCAGCGATTCACACTCGGCGACACCGATCTCGTCATCCGGATGGTCGAGGACTTCGCGCCGGTGGAGGCCGAACCGGTGCTGGAGCGCGGGGGGTCGCTGCTGTTCAACCGCAGCCCGCGGGTCGAGCCGCGATACGTCGGCGAGGCGCTCCCCGAGCCGCGGATGCCGAAGGACCCGATCACGCGGCTCTTCCCCTGGCCGATGCTCGTCGCGCCGATCATCCTCGGCATCAGCATCTTCGCGATCTCGGGACAGCCGCGGTCGCTCCTGGTGATCGCCCTGTCGCCGCTCATGCTGCTCGGCAATTTCATCTCGCAGAAGACCCAGGTCGGTCAGCGCCTGCGCAAGGAAGCCGAGGTGTTCGAGCGCAAATTCGAGGAGCTCGAGGAGGTGCTCTTCCGCGAGCGTCCCCGAGAGCGAGAGGTTCGCAACGCCGAGGTCGCGCCCGTCGCCGTCGTCTTCGAGGAGGCGATGCGGCTCGGGCCCATGCTCTGGACGAGACGTCCGGAGCACTGGAACTTCCTCGGCGTGCGCCTCGGCACCACCGAAGCCGAGTCGCGGACCACGATCAAGCGAGCCGAGGTGCCTGAAGCCCTGCCGGAGTACGTCGATCGCGTCGACCGGCTGCGCGAGCGCTACCGGATGATCGACGGCGTCCCGGTCGTCGAGTCGCTGCAGAGCGTCGGCGCCATCGGCGTCGCCGGACCGAGGCGCGAGGCAGCCGACGCCCTGCGCGGGCTCAGCGTCCAGCTGTTCGGCCTGCACTCGCCCAACGAGCTCGTCGCCGTCGCACTCACCGAGCCGGCGTGGGCGCAGGAGCTCGAGTGGCTGAAGTGGCTGCCGCACACGACCAGCGAGCGCAGCCCGTTCCGCGAGATGCCGCTGGCGGACTCCGCGTCCACCGGCGCGGCGCTGCTGTCGGGACTCGAAGAGCTCGTGATGCGCAGATCGAAGGCGGCGTCATCCACCCGACTGCCGTTCGACCAGGACTGGGATCCGATGCGCTACGGCACCGATGTGCGACGTGCGGCGGAGGAGGCCACGTTCCCCGGCCAGACCGCCGTGCTGGTCATCGTGACGTCCGAGACCCCCGTCGACCGAGCACGCCTCACGCAAGTCCTCGAACGGGGGGCGGATGTCGGTGTGTACGGCCTGTTCGTGGCTCCGGTCGTCGACGCCCTCCCCGCCGTGTGCCGCACGTTCCTCGACGTGACCGATGGACTCGAGCACGGCCATGCGGGAACGGTGCGCAGCGGCGTGGACTATCCCGAGACCAATGTCGAGGGCGTCTCCAACGAGCTCATGACGATGTTCGCCAAGCGGCTGGCGCCGGTCGTCGACTCGAGCACGGTCATCGAGGACTCATCGGACATCCCGAACTCCGTGATGTTCCTCGCGCTGGTAGGACCCGAGACAGCGGACGACCCCGGCTTCGCGATCGAACGGTGGCGTGAGAACAACACCATCATCGATCGCTCCGGGGCGCAGCTGCCCCGGCTGAAGAAGGCCGGCGGTCTGCGCGCGATCGTCGGGCAGGGTGCCACCGATGCGATGGCGCTGGATCTGCGCGCGCAGGGGCCGCACGCGCTCGTCGGCGGCATAACGGGCGCCGGCAAGTCTGAGTTCCTGCAGGCGTGGGTGCTCGGAATGGCGGCCGCCCACAGCCCCGACCGCGTCACGTTCCTCTTCGTCGACTACAAGGGCGGCTCGGCATTCGCGGACTGCGTCGAGCTGCCGCACTGCGTCGGGCTCGTCACCGACCTGAGCCAGCATCTGGTGCGCCGTGCGCTCACCAGCCTCCGTGCCGAGCTGCACTACCGCGAGCACCTCCTCAACCGCAAGAAGGCCAAGGATCTGCTCGAGCTCGAGAAGCGCCGCGATCCCGACACCCCGCCGGCCCTGGTACTCGTCATCGACGAGTTCGCCGCGCTCGCGGGCGAGGTTCCGGAGTTCGTGGACGGCGTCGTCGACATCGCCCAGCGTGGGCGGTCGCTCGGCATCCACCTCATCATGGCCACCCAGCGACCGGCGGGCGTGATCAAGGACAACCTCCGCGCCAACACGAACCTGCGGGTGGCGCTCCGGATGGCGGACGAATCCGACTCGAAGGATGTCGTGGACGACCCCATCGCGGGCCGCTTCGACCCCAGCATCCCAGGACGGGGCATCGCCAAGACGGGGCCGGGCCGCCTCGTGCCGTTCCAGTCCGCGTACGCGGGCGGATGGAGCAGTGATGAGGCTCCCGCCGCCGACGTGACCGTGGCCGAGCTGCGCTTCGGATCGACCAAGCGGTGGGAGGTCGAGTCCGAGGCCGAGACCGAGGCGCACGATGTCGATCTCGGGCCGAACGATCAGAAGCGCATCGTCGCCACCCTGGTCGCCGCTGCTGCGCGCGCCCGCATCCCGGCGCCACGGCGACCCTGGCTCGACGACCTCGAGACCACGGTCGACCTCCGAGAGCTGTCCCCGGGCCGTGGCGGGGCCATCCTGCTCGGCAAGAGCGATGTGCCGGAGCGCCAGCTGCAGGAGCCGGTGTACTTCGAACCCGATCGCGACGGCTCGCTGCTCGTCTACGGCACCAGCGGGTCGGGCAAGTCCACGGTGCTGCGGACCGTCGCGATCGCCGCATCGATGGGCGGCCGCCGTGCCGAGAATGTCGAGGTGTACGGCCTCGACTTCGGGTCCGGGTCGCTCAAGAGTCTCGAGATCCTGCCCCACGTCGGCTCGATCATCCCCGGCGACGACCCCGAGCGACTGCAGCGCATCCTTCGTTCGCTCGCCAAAGTGCTCGACGACCGAGGCAAGCGGTTCAGCGCGGCGAATGCGTCCAGCATCCGGGAGTATCGAGAGCTGACCGGACGCGACGAGGCGAGGATCATCCTGCTGATCGACGGACTGCCGCAGTTCCGCGCGGAGTGGGAGGCGACGACGGCGCGTATGCCGTTCTACCAGATCTTCATGCGGATCCTGGGGGAAGGCCGTCCGCTCGGCGTACACGTCGTGGCGACGGCGGATCGCTCCGGCTCGGTCCCCACGGCGGTGAGTTCCAACGTGTCACGCCGGATCGTGCTGCGCCTGGCCGACGAGAACGCGTACGCCCTGGTGAACGCACCGAAGGATGTGCTGGACGAGCGCTCCGCGCCCGGCCGCGCCATCGTCGACGGTTTCGAGTCCCAGATCGCCGTCCTGGGCGGCACTCCCAACGTCGCCGAGCAGACCAAGATCCTCGAGAAGTGGGCCGACGACCTCCGAGCGCGTGGCGCGCGGGAGGTCGCGGAGATCGGCGCGCTGCCGACTCGGCTCGCCGCGGCGGACCTTCCCGACCGAATCGGCGGGTTCCCCGTCATCGGCGTCGCAGAAGACACGCTCGCCGCCCGCGAGTTCGACCCGGTGGGCCTCTTCGTGGTCGCCGGCCCGCCGCTGTCGGGCAAGACGAACGCGATGAAGGCGCTCATCCAGTCGATGGTGCGGTTCGATCCGGACGTCAAGCTGTTCCACTTCGGTGGCCGGCGCTCCCAGCTGAAGGGTTTCACACCGTGGGTGCGCAGTGCCGTCACACCGGATGACGCGAAGGATCTCGCCACCGAACTCGCCGAGCTGGTCGCGGACGAGTCGCTCACCGCGCGGATGATGATCGTCGTCGAGGATGTGCCGCAGTTCGCGGACTCCTCGGCGGAGCGCGCCCTGAAGGCCCTTTTCCAGGCAGTGAAGCGAAGCGAGCACCTGCTCATCGGAGACGCCGACACGGCTCAGGTCACGAGCGGGTTCGGGCTGATCGGCGATTTCAAGTCGGATCGCCAGGGCATCGCCCTGCGTGCCGATGCGTTCGACGGCGAGGCGCTGTTCAAGGTGCCGTTCCCGAAGGTCAAGCGGTCCGACTTCCCCGAGGGGCGCGGCATCTTCGTGCAGGCGGGCCGGCTCGTCACTGTGCAGGTGCCCCTCGTAGACAGTCCGGTGCTGGTCGTTCCGGCGGGCGTCTCAGCCGTGTGAAAAGGCCCGCGCCGTGGTCGTGGCAAGCGCGTGGGGAATTGTCCCCATCATGGTTTCGGCACCTGTCGGTTAGCGTGGGGTCACCGGCCCGGACGCGGTCGGATTTCTGAGTGAGGGAGTTGACGATGGCTGATTTCGGTGCATCTTATGCGGAGATGGAGCAGGTGGCGTCGTCGCTGTCGCAGGCTCGTGATGACATCCAGGGCCAGTTGGACACGCTGAAGAGCCAGGTGGACACGCTGCTGGGTGAGGACTTCAAGACCCAGCACGCATCCGGCCGGTTCGGTGAGGGCTACTCGGAGCTGACGACGGGTCTCAAGGGCGCCGTCGACGGCATCAACGACATGTCCGAGTCGCTGCTCGGCATGATGCGCGCCATCCAGGATCTCGACCAGCAGCTCGCCGGCGGCTGAGCCGGAACGACCTGACACGCGGGGTGAGTCCAGGGCGACTCACCCCGCGATCCGCAACCGTCACGAACGCAGGATGTGAGAAACCATGTCGGTGAAGGTCTCGTACGACGAGCTCGGCTCGCTGTACACGAATCTGCTGGCGATCTCGACGGAGTTCGACGAGGCATCCGCGCGACGGAGTGATCTCGAGGATGCCGTCGACCGGCCGTACGACCGCGATGACCTTCGCAGCCTGGCCGGCAAGTTCGAGAAGCAGTGGGACGACCGCCGCAGCAAGCTCAACGAGGGCCTCCAGGCGGTCACCGAACGCGCCAAGACCGTGCTCGAGGGCTTCGGCGACTTCGACGTCCAAGCCGCAGCCGACATGGCGGCCCAGATGCAGGAAACGGAGTAGCGCTCAGATGGCAACCCACAACTCGCCGAAGGGGCGCCCTGTCGAGGTCGTCCTCGGCAACGCGGGCGACATCGAGGACCGCGGGCAGCAGATCATCAACCTCGGCGCCGCAATGACGGACGCCTCCAGCCTCCTGAACCGTCTGGTCGACAACGGCGCCGACATGGAGGGAAGCGCGGTCGACACGCTGCGCGAGAAGGCGGGCGACGTCAACAAGGCACTCGCCGACGCCGCCGGGATGTACGTCGGGATGGGTCCCTACATCCGCGATTACGGATCGGCGCTGGCCTCGGTGAAGTCCCTGATGGCCTCGAGCGTCCCCGAAGCGAACTCACTGTGGGCCACGTACCAGGCGAAGGTGTCGGACTGGGAGGACGCTCGCGCGCTGCCGACCCCCGAACCGGCCGAGGACGGCTCGGTGCCCGACGACCCGGCAGACGAGGCCCAGGGTGACAAGGATGCCGCCTACGCGCTCTGGAAGAACGCGGGCGACACCTACGACGAGCACTACGACCGGTGGGAAGACGCCTTCGACGCCGCGGTCGACGGCATCCGCACCGCAGACGACGACTGGATCAAGGACAGCTGGAAAGACAACCTCGACGGGTTCATCGACTTCGCGCTGGACGTGCTCGCTGTCGCGGGCCTCGTGCTCGCGGTGCTCGCGCTCGTCGTCGGCGGTCCGATCGTCGCATTGCTCGCACTGACCGTCGGGGTGTTGACGCTCGTGGGGACGCTCTGGCAGTACAGCCGCGGCGATGCATCCCTCTTGGATGTCGGGCTCGCGGTCCTCGGAGTGATTCCGTTCGGCGCTTTCGGCGAGTTCGCCAGCGGCGGCTTCAAATCCGGCATGCGCGCCTGGGCGGGCTTCTCGCAGGGCGGTCTCTCACTCGGGGACGACTTCGCACGGTGGGGACTGGCGGCAGGATCTCGCAGCCCCGGCCAGTGGGTGGGCGCGATGCGCGGTCTGGGCCCCGAGGCGGGGTTCGTCGCGAACTCGTTCCCCGAGATCGTCAGCGCCGTCATGTCGGGTCAGGACCCGCTCATGTGGGAGGTCATCGGCCAGCTCGGCACGACGGGCGAGCAGGCCCTGTACGCGATGGGCGCCGTCGGATCCCACTACAACACGATCGTGACCGCGGTCGACGGCGTTACGGGTCTGGTCGACCGAGTGGCGGACCTCGACCCCATCCTCTATCCGACGTGGTGACCCTGCGGCGGTATGGCAGGGTAAGGGAGTGAATTCGCTTCGCGAGGAGCTCGGCGGCGGCCAGCCGGGGGTCCCGGACTTCCGGCTCATGCTGCCCCCGGGCTGGACGACCTACGACACGACGGAGCGAACCGAGAAGGAGCTGCTGGCGAAGGCGCGCGAGCGGCTGCGTCAGGCGCATCGACCGGACGCCTATGCGATTCTGGCCGGGCATGTCGAGCGAGCTCTGGCTGCTGCGCGCAAGCAGGGCGCCTTCATGATGATCATGGCGGGCGACGACGCGCCATCGTGGTCCACCGTGCCGGTGAGCATCCTCGGGACCATCACGCAGGGCACGCCGGAGGTGTCGCTCGACCGGATGGTCGCCGACGCGATCGAGCGCCGAGGGGCGCGCGCGCTCGATGGCAGCCGCCACTTCCTGCGCTGGTCCGACGAGCGCACCGTCGAGCTGACGGGGGAATCGCTGGGCGCCCACACCGTCGTGTATCTCACACCGGTTCCGGGGACGAACCGCCGCAAGGCACTGCAGCTGACCGCGACGCTGGCGCATCCGGTGGATGTCGATCCGACGACCGATCCGCAGATGGCGGCGTGGCTGCAGCTGCTCGACGGCTGCATCGCCACCTTCGCGTGGACGAGCGAATGACCGAGGTCGGCTTCGACTACGACAGGGCGACGACCGTGGTGCTGCCCGGTGCCGCGCTCGTGGGCGATCCTGCCGCCTGGGCGGCAACGGCGGCTGATGAGCTTGCCGACGCCCAGGGCTTGAGCGACGATGATCGCCGGACGCTCGCGCGTGCCCTCATCCGCGCGCAGCAGAGCGCGGTGAGCGATCTCAGCACCAATGTGCTGTTACACGACCCAGGGTCGGGAACGTGGGCGCCGCTGCGGCTCACGCTGCTCGAGCGACAGCTCGACGAGGATGAGCAGCGGGAGTACCTCTGGCCCCCTGCCATCCTCCCGCCCCAGGTGCGCCTGCTCGAAACACGCGGGCTGGGGCTCGGCTGTTCGTCCACTCTCCTGGCTGACGGCGACCGCGGCAGCGTCCGGTGGCTGTTCATGCCGTCCGGCGTCACCTTCTTCGCGGCGATGGCTCCGGTGCCGAGCGCGGCCGTCATCCCATGCGCGGTCGCCGCGGAGGACATCCTGACGACGGTGCGAATCGACGGCGTTGCGCCTCAGGCCGCGGAGGGCTTCGATGCGCGGCGCCTGATCGAGCGCACCGACCTGGACGATCGGGCCTGGCGGGTATGAGCGACGGACCTGCTACCCGATACGCCAGGTCGGTGGACGCGTGGGCGCCGATCGACTGGTGGAAGCTCGAGGCCCGGGCACTCCACGGCATCCCCGAGCTGCGGCGGGCCATGGCGTACTTCGCCCCCGCCGAGGCGTGGCGCGACCTGTCCAAGGGCGTCGCCAGCGGATGGGGCTGCCTGCTCACGGTCGCGAACATCGCGAGCTTCACGCTTCCGCTCGTCGCCGCGATCATCGTTCTCGCGTGGGTGTTCCGCGGGGGCGTCGCTCAGGTCGGACTGGGCGGTGCGCTGGCGGCGATCGCAGCGTTGATCGCCGGGATCGGGTTCGCCACAGACCGCCGCGACACCGTCGGCGTCGATCCGAAGGTGGGCCGACTTCTGGGCGTGCTGCACGTGGCGCCCTCGAGCATCGGAGCGGTCGTCGCCATCATCGCAGTGGTGCAGGATGCGGCCCTCGGCGGGATCGGAGTGCTCGGCTTCATCGCCGACGTTGTTGTCGGCGCCCTCCATTTCGCGTTCTATCGCCGTCCGGCCGATTCGGGATCGGCGCGCTGGGAGCGCAACTTCGCGCGTCTGCAGAAGGCGCTGGATGCCATGGCGCCAGACGAGAGGGCGCGCGTTCACTCCGACGTCCAGCACGCACTGGAGGTGCTCGGAACGCGCGGCCTGGTGTCCGACGAGACGCTCATCCGTGCGATGGAGGTGCCGATCGGGCTGCTCGGGATGACCTTGGCACCGCGCGAGGATCTGAAGCCCGGTGCTGACTCCGGCGATCGACCGGGCCACTGACTCCGATCCGATCCCCCCGTTCAGGGGGTCGGGAAGTAGCCGACGACGTCGGCCCCCATGTGGGTGGCGGCTGTCGAGAACAGGTTGATGGTGCCGTCGGCGCCGACCTTCGCTATGGCCAGGCCGGTCATGTTGGCACCGGGCTGGTAGCTGACGTTGGTGGCGGTGGGTCTGGGTTGGTCGCTGGGGTAGACGGTGATGCGTCCTGCCGTGGTGGATTGGGTGGTGGTGATGCTCACGATCACGGCCGAGACTCCGGATGCGGGCACCCCGCCGACGCCGGTGACGTCGAGGGTCACGGTGCCCCCGGCAGGAACCTGCGCGGTTCCCGGCCGGCCGACACCGGATCGGGTGTCGAGCAGCCGCGCCGGTGTCAGTGAGGTGAACTGGGATCCGGAGGGGAAGTAGCCGACGACGTCGGCTCCCATGTGGGTGGCGGCGGTGGACGCGAGTGTGATGTTGCCGTCGGCGCCGACTTTCGCGATCGCCAGGCCGGTCATGTTGGCACCGGGCTGGTAGCTCACGTTGGTGGCGGTGGGTTTGGCCTGACCGCTGGGGTAGACGGTGATCCGTCCTGCCGTCGCGGACTGGGTGGTGGTGATGCTCACGACCACCGCCGAGACACCGGATGCCGGCACCCCGCCGACGCCGGTGACGTCGAGGGTCACGGTGCCCCCGGCAGGAACCTGCGCGGTTCCCGGCCGACCGACGCCGGACCGGGTGTCGAGCACCCGCGCCGGTTTCAGTGAGGTGAACTCCGACCCGGAGGGGAAGTAGCCGACGACGTCGGCTCCCATGTGAGTGGCAGCGGTGGAGAACAGCCTGACGTTGCCGTCGGCGCCGACCTTTGCGATCGCCAGCCCGGTCATGTTGGCGCCCGCCTGATAGCTGACATCCGTCGTGTTGGGTTTCGGCTGGCCACTCGGGTAGACGGTGATCCGTCCCCCCGTCGCAGACTGGGTGGTGGTGATGCTCAACACCACCGCCGATACGCCGGATGCCGGCACCCCGCCGACCCCGGTGACGTCCAGGGTCACCGTGCCACCCGCGGCGACCTTTGACGTTCCCGGCCGGCCGACCCCCGAACGGGTGTCGAGCACGCGCGACGGCACCAGCGAGGTGAACTCGTCCGAGAACGCCCAGGTGAGGGTGAAAGGCCCGGACGCCGCGCCTGTACCGGTGCCCAGGTTGTAGCCGTCGACCGCGATCCGATATGTCTGGCCGCCGAGCACAGGGACGCTCGAGAGGGTGGACGTGTAAATGCCCTCATCGAAGTTCTCGTCGTCGTTCTGGGCAGTCACGACGAGGCTGCCCACGCTGGAACCCACGTACACACCGAGGAGGGAATCGAGGTCGGATCCGCCCGTTGACACCGAGAGCTGCCCCGTCGCAGGTGCGGTCCACGAGTACCACACCGACCTGCCGCCGACGTTGCCGGCGTGATTCGGCTCGCCGGCCTGTTTGGTGGCGTCGGTGTTGGTTCCCGACAGGGTCCCGCCGGCGCCGGCCAGTGTGATCGGAGAGGCGAAGGAGTCGTTGGCAGGCGGCGGTCCGACGACCGTCGTCTGCCACGCCAGCGCGATCTGCCCGGCACCCACGGTCTCATCGTGGAGATACCCGTCGACGGCGATCCGATACACCTGGCCGGCCGTGACGGCGAAGTCCTCGATCCTCGAGGTGATGACACCGGTTTCGTTGCTGTCGTCATCGTTGCTCGCCTTCGGCGTCAAGGCGCCGACCGCGCTCCCTTGATAGATCGCCAGGAGGGTGTCGAACGTCGATCCCTCGGTCGAGAGATCGAGAGTGCCGGTCACGGGTGCGGTCCACGAGTACCAGACTGACGAGCCGCCGGCATTGCCCGCGTG from Microbacterium pumilum carries:
- a CDS encoding WXG100 family type VII secretion target, with translation MADFGASYAEMEQVASSLSQARDDIQGQLDTLKSQVDTLLGEDFKTQHASGRFGEGYSELTTGLKGAVDGINDMSESLLGMMRAIQDLDQQLAGG
- a CDS encoding FtsK/SpoIIIE domain-containing protein, yielding MRLKLTLQRPDVARTDIVVTSDTTATVQDVARRIVDADPAQDFAASPRDVLTLAVASPTSTEFTTLDPDLLISDAPVGSGFVATIANLGTDYTAEHRRGDPAAAILIAASGPLAGREFALPKGHFTIGRDPSSDVVLADALISKRHARIEVGSSVEIVDLNSANGIVVDGGRIQRLRVIPGQRFTLGDTDLVIRMVEDFAPVEAEPVLERGGSLLFNRSPRVEPRYVGEALPEPRMPKDPITRLFPWPMLVAPIILGISIFAISGQPRSLLVIALSPLMLLGNFISQKTQVGQRLRKEAEVFERKFEELEEVLFRERPREREVRNAEVAPVAVVFEEAMRLGPMLWTRRPEHWNFLGVRLGTTEAESRTTIKRAEVPEALPEYVDRVDRLRERYRMIDGVPVVESLQSVGAIGVAGPRREAADALRGLSVQLFGLHSPNELVAVALTEPAWAQELEWLKWLPHTTSERSPFREMPLADSASTGAALLSGLEELVMRRSKAASSTRLPFDQDWDPMRYGTDVRRAAEEATFPGQTAVLVIVTSETPVDRARLTQVLERGADVGVYGLFVAPVVDALPAVCRTFLDVTDGLEHGHAGTVRSGVDYPETNVEGVSNELMTMFAKRLAPVVDSSTVIEDSSDIPNSVMFLALVGPETADDPGFAIERWRENNTIIDRSGAQLPRLKKAGGLRAIVGQGATDAMALDLRAQGPHALVGGITGAGKSEFLQAWVLGMAAAHSPDRVTFLFVDYKGGSAFADCVELPHCVGLVTDLSQHLVRRALTSLRAELHYREHLLNRKKAKDLLELEKRRDPDTPPALVLVIDEFAALAGEVPEFVDGVVDIAQRGRSLGIHLIMATQRPAGVIKDNLRANTNLRVALRMADESDSKDVVDDPIAGRFDPSIPGRGIAKTGPGRLVPFQSAYAGGWSSDEAPAADVTVAELRFGSTKRWEVESEAETEAHDVDLGPNDQKRIVATLVAAAARARIPAPRRPWLDDLETTVDLRELSPGRGGAILLGKSDVPERQLQEPVYFEPDRDGSLLVYGTSGSGKSTVLRTVAIAASMGGRRAENVEVYGLDFGSGSLKSLEILPHVGSIIPGDDPERLQRILRSLAKVLDDRGKRFSAANASSIREYRELTGRDEARIILLIDGLPQFRAEWEATTARMPFYQIFMRILGEGRPLGVHVVATADRSGSVPTAVSSNVSRRIVLRLADENAYALVNAPKDVLDERSAPGRAIVDGFESQIAVLGGTPNVAEQTKILEKWADDLRARGAREVAEIGALPTRLAAADLPDRIGGFPVIGVAEDTLAAREFDPVGLFVVAGPPLSGKTNAMKALIQSMVRFDPDVKLFHFGGRRSQLKGFTPWVRSAVTPDDAKDLATELAELVADESLTARMMIVVEDVPQFADSSAERALKALFQAVKRSEHLLIGDADTAQVTSGFGLIGDFKSDRQGIALRADAFDGEALFKVPFPKVKRSDFPEGRGIFVQAGRLVTVQVPLVDSPVLVVPAGVSAV